CCCAGAGGGCGGATCAGGGAGTTGGACGACAGTTGTTCCATGAAGTGGGCTGTCCAGCCTGTGATGCGGCTGGCGACGAACAGGGGAGTGAAGGTTGGAGTGTCGAAGCCCATGAGGTGGTAGATGGGGCCGGCGGGGTAATCGAGGTTGGGTTTGATGTTCTTGGCCTCGTCCATCGCCTGTTCCAAGCCGTTGTAGAGGCCCAGGAGTTCCGGCCGCCCGTAGTGGGCGATCATCTTTTCCAGGGCCGCTTTCATGGTCGGCACACGGGAGTCGCCGCGTTTGTAGACGCGGTGCCCAAAACCCATGACCTTCTTCTTCCGGGCCAGGGCGTCTTCCATCCAGGCCTTCGCGCGGGCGGCTGCTTCCTCGAGGGATTCCTGGGGGCGGATGCCGATTTCGTCGAAAGTGTGCATTACGGCTTCGTTCGCGCCGCCGTGCAGCGGGCCTTTAAGCGCTCCGATGGCTCCAGTGACCGCCGAATGCAGGTCGGAGAGGGTGGAGGTGATGACGCGGGCGGTGAAGGTGGAGGCGTTGAAAGAGTGTTCGGCGTAGAGGATCATCGAGACGTTGAAGGCTTCCACGACTTCCGGAACCTGTTCTTCGCCGAAGGTCATCCAGAGGAAGTTCGCCGAATATCCGAGGTCTTCACGGGGTTCCACGACTCCCTGGCCCCATCGGCGGCGCTGGTCGTAGGCCACGACTCCCGGCATAGCCGCCCAAAGGTCGATAGCCTTTTTCATGTTGGCCCCGGGTGATGAATCCTCTGCCAACTTATGGCGCGCTCCGAGCACAGAAGCCGCGGTGCGGCACACGTCCATCGGGTGGGCGTGCATGGGCAATGTGTCGATGATGGCCTTAAGGGCAGGGTCGAGTGCCCGTCTGGACCGTTCCAGTGCGCTGAACTCGACCAGCTGCTGCTGGGTGGGCAGCTCACCGTTCCAGAGCAGATAGGCTACCTCTTCAAAGCATTTAGCCGTGAGTTGCTGTACCGGGTACCCGCGATAAAGCAGTGAGTTCGTTTCAGGGTTGACCTTTGAGACGGCGGTGTGGTCCACAACGACGCCGGCCAGGCCCTTTCTAATCTCTGTGTCAGCCATGCTGGACTCCTTTGCAGTTCTTGTTCTAGTGATATCGGGAATCTGTATACATCCGGCTCTCTTAAATCCAAATTAAAAGCAGAGCAGCCAAATCGGAATGTATGTTAAATTAGGCGATGGTTCGGCATTCGTTTCGCAAACTTGAGCGCGACGAATTTCGTCTAGCCCTACGGTTCTAATCTCGGCACACGTCTCATTCCTTAAGTCCTTGCCCACCGTCCAACAGTTCGTGGCGGTGGTGAAGCAAGAACTCGTGTCTGTAATGAAGGCCAACCCAAGGGGATGCGTTGAATTCATCAATGTTGAACGCTTGGAGCTCAATCCGTGCTTTTGGGTAGTGCGCCCTATCAGGGTCTCCTGACCCAAAGATAGGCTGATCTGGGCTATTGAAAGTAAATCGACGCCACAGCATGGTCTCTTCCTGTCTTGTTGGGGTCAATGAATTGGATAACCAAACGGATTATCATGGGTCGTTCGCCCGTCTGGACCTAAAGGTGTACATGTCCACTAGAACGCTTTGAGGATGTCTTCGACGCGGGTTTTGGCGTCGCCGAAGAGCATGTGGGAGTTGTCTCGGTAGAAGAGGGGGTTTTGGACGCCGGCGTAGCCGGTGGCCATGGAGCGTTTGAAGACGATGACGTTTTCGGCTTCCCAGACGCGGAGGACGGGCATTCCGGCGATGGGGCTGCCTGGGTCTTCGGCTGCGGCGGGGTTGACGGTGTCGTTCGCGCCGATGACGAGCACTACGGAGGTGGCGCCGAGGTCGTCGTTGATTTCGTCCATTTCCAGGACGATGTCGTAGGGGACTTTGGCTTCGGCGAGGAGGACGTTCATGTGTCCGGGGAGTCGTCCGGCGACTGGGTGGATGCCGAAGCGGACGTTCACGCCGCGTTCGCGGAGTTGGTGGGCGAGTTCCGCGACGGGGTATTGGGCTTGGGCGACGGCCATGCCGTAGCCGGGGGTGATGACCACGGACGAGGCGTTGGTGAGCATTTCCGCGGTGGCTTCAGCGGTGGTTTCGCGGTGCTCGCCCTGGTCCGTATCGGTTTTGTTGGGGGCGGTGATGCCGAAGCCGCCGGCGATCACGGAGATGAAGGACCGGTTCATGGCTTTGCACATGATGTAGGACAGGTACGCGCCCGAGGAGCCGACCAGGGCGCCGGTGATGATGAGCAGGTCGTTGTTCAGCAGGAAGCCAGCGGCGGCTGCGGCCCAGCCGGAGTAGCTGTTGAGCATGGACACGACGACGGGCATGTCGCCGCCGCCGATGGAGGCCACCAGGTGCCAGCCCAGTCCGAGGGCGAGCAGGGTGACGACGATGAGGAGCCAGAGCTGGGAGTCGTTGACGTACCAGACGGTCAGGGCGATGAACGCGGCGATGGCGCCGAGGTTGATCGCGTTCTTGCCCGGCAGCATCAGCGGTGAGGACTTCATCCTCGCGGAGAGTTTCAGGAACGCCACGATGGAGCCGGTGAAGGTCACGGCGCCGATGAAGACGCCGATGAACACTTCGGCGTGGTGAACATCTTTCAGGGCGCCGGCCAGTTCCGGGGCTTGGAGGTGTCCGTTCCAGCCGACCAGGACGGCGGCGAGGCCCACGAAGCTGTGCAGCAGGGCGATCAGTTCGGGCATGCCGGTCATTTCCACGACGCGGGCGCGCCAGAGCCCGATGGCGCCGCCGATGATGACCGCGGCGAGGAGCAGGCCCAGGCCGGTCAGGGCGTGCCCGGTGCCCCAGGCGTTCTGGAGGGTCAGCCAGACGGTCGCCGCGAGGGCGATGACCATGCCGGTGATGCCGTAGATGACACCTGCCTTGGCTTTTTCGTGTTTGCTTAGCCCGGCGAGGCTGAGGATGAACAGCAGGGCCGCGACGATGTAGGCCGCCCCTGCGATGGTCTCGGCGGTCAGCGGACCGGCGGCGGTGTCAGACACGGTAAGGCTCCTGGTAAGTGTTGCTGCTGCGGTGACGGCGCTCATGAACGGACCTTCCCGGCCGTGAACATGGCGAGCATGCGCCGGGTGACCGCAAAGCCGCCGAAGATATTGATGCTGGCCAGCAGGACGGCGATGGCGGCCAGGGCCTGCGTGGCAATGTTGTCGGTGGTGATCTGGAGCAGGGCGCCGACGACGATGATCCCGGAGATCGCGTTGGTCACCGACATCAGCGGGGTGTGAAGGGCGTGATGGACTTTGCCGATGACGTAGAAGCCGACCACGACCGAGAGCATCAGCACCGTGAAGTGCTGGGGCAGCGGCGCCGGGGCCACGGTGTTAAGGCCGAACAGGGCCGCGATGCCTGCGGTGAACAGGCCTGCCTTGCCCGCCGGGCTGAGGCCTTCCTTCTTCTTCGGAGCCGTAGTTTCGGCGGCTGTTCCGGCCTCGGTCGTCGCGGCAGGGGCTGCGGAGACTTGAACAGGGGGTGGCGGCCAGGTCTTCTCGCCGTTCCGGACCACGGTCACGGAGCGCTGGACGACGTCGTCGAAATCGATCCGCAGGACCCCGTCTTTGTCCGGGGTGAGGAGCTTGAGGAGGTTCAGCAGGTTCGTCCCGTACAGCTGGGAGGCCTGGGCCGGGAGCCGGGCCGGCAGATCCGTGTAGCCCAGGATTACCACACCGTTGTCCGTGACGATGCGTTTCCCGGCGACGGAGCCTTCGACGTTTCCGCCCTGGCCCGCGGCCATGTCCACGATCACGCTCCCCGGTTTCATGCCCGCGACGTCGTCTGCGGTGAGCAGCTTCGGTGCGGGCCGGCCCGGGATCAGTGCCGTGGTGATGATGATGTCCACCTCCGCTGCCTGCTCGGTGTAGATCTGTGCAGCGCGGGCGTTGTACGCCTCGGACGTGGCCTTCGCGTACCCGTCAGAGGACTTCATCTCCTCCTCGACCTCGACTTTGAGGTAGGTCCCGCCGATGGACTTCACCTGGTCCGCGACCTCGGGCCGCGGATCGGTCGCCCGCACGATCGCGCCCAGGCTGGACGCGGCACCGATCGCCGCGAGCCCGGCAACACCGGCACCGGCCACGAGGACCTTCGCCGGCGGGACCTTGCCCGCCGCGGTGACCTGCCCGGTGAAGAACCGCCCGAATTCGTGCGCTGCCTCAATCACGGCACGGTACCCGGCAATGTTCGCCATCGAACTGAGCACGTCCATTGACTGTGCCCGCGAAATCCGCGGCACAGCATCCAACGCCAGCGCCGTGATAGGACGCGAAGCCAGCGCCTCCACCACCTCCGGCAGCAGGCCAGGGCTCAACATCCCGATCAGCGTCGCCCCCTCAGCCAGCCGGCCAATCTCTTCACCAGTGGGCGGGTTCACCCGCAGCACGACATCGGCGCCCCACGCCTCATCCGCACCAACAATTAGTGCCCCAGCCTCTTCGTACGCTTCATCACGGAAAGACGCGGACTCCCCAGATCCCTTCTCGACCACCACCTCGTAGCCCAGGGCCAGCAACTGCTTCACGGTGACAGGCGTCGCCGCCACCCTCGTCTCGTGACCCAACTCGGCCACGATGCCAATACGTGTCACTATTTTCTCTCTCTAAGATTTGATGCCCGGTAAATGCTGATGCCTCTGCCGACGCGGTCAAGGTCCAACAGGCTTGACCTGGCATTAAAGCCCGTGCCCCGAGGAGAGGATCCCCGTAGGGAACGAGCCGAACTGAGCTAGTTGTAGAAGATCGTGGTATCGCATCCAGCCTCATGGTATCGTATTCATAAGTTTGTTGGGCGGGTGGTTGTCTGGTTTTTTGGGAGCCACGCACGATTGGGTTAAGTCGAGGTGGAGTCTTGTCAGCAAGGACGGAAGAGATGTTGAACGTGCCTTCGGAAGCGGTTGATGTTCGCGTGGACAAGTGGTCAACGCCGGTTTTGAATGATGAGAATCGGTTGAAGTTGGCCACGTTCGCTACCAATATGCGCGGGAGTGTGACGCTTGCCAATGTAGAGGGCAAGGTCCTGGGCAGTTGGGAGGAGAGCCTTCGGTTGGCGCAGCATGCTGACCGGATCGGGTTTGACGCGGTGATCCCGGTGCAGCGGTGGCGCGGGTTTGGTGGGCAGTTCAATTTGTCGGACCGCTCTTTTGAGCCGTTCACATGGGCCACTGCGTTGTTGGCGCGAACGGAGCGGATCCAGGCGTTTGCCACGGTTCAGGTTCCCGTGATCCACCCCATGATGGCGGCCAAGATGGCAGTGACTGCCGATCATGTGTCGGGGGGCCGGTTCGGGATCAACGTTGTGGCGGGGTGGTTCCCGGAGGAGTTCGCAATGTTCGGCCTTACCCAGCGGGAGCACCAGGCCCGGTACGCCTACGCTGATGAGTGGACGACTCTGCTCAAACGCCTGTGGACCGGGGACTCCCCGGTGGATTTCGATGGTGAGTACATCAAGGCTGTTGACGCGTTCTCGGACCCGCACCCGTTGCAGGACCCCTACCCGGTGATTATGAATGCGGGCACCAGCGGCCCCGGCCGTGAGTTCGCTGCCACCCATAGTGATCTCATCTTCGCGTCCCTGCAGGACATGGCGACCGCGCAGCGTCAAATCGCCGAGATCAAGCAGCAAGCGTTGAGCTCCCACGGTCGCCAGGTGCGTGTCTTCGGGCGGGTGCACATCGTGTGTCGGCCGACCGAGCAGGAAGCTCAGCAGTACTTCCGCTGGGTGCACCGGGACAACGCTGATGTTGCCGCGATCGAGAAGTTGCTTGCGGGGGTTAGCGCCAATTCGGACAGTTTCGACGTTGATCCGGAAGAGCACGCCAAGACAATCGAGCGACTCGCTGCCGGCCGTGGCGCCATGACGATTGTTGGTACCCCTGAGCAGGTGGTCGCATCCCTGCTGGAGCTGACCAACGCCGGACTCGACGGAGTGGCCATCTCCTGGGTCGACTACGACGAGGGACTCCAGCAGATGGAAGACGACATCCTGCCCCTCATGATCCAAGCCGGCCTCCGCAGCTAAACCGCAGCAGGCCGACCCCCGGCCACCCGTGGGGACGGTCGGACCGCCCGGCGGAACAGCACCTATTCCGGTGCACCCACAACCGCGCTCAATGGAGAGGAACACCACATGTCGACAAGCGCCACAGCAGTCCGGACGGACGAGCAGGTTCGACTATCGCTACAGGATTCTGTGCTTCTGATCGAGATGGTGCGGGACAGTAACCGCAATGCTCTGACGACTGAGATGAAGCACGCACTAAGCGAAGCTCTCATCGAGGCTTCCAAGCCCGAGGTTCGTTGCGTAGTCATCACAGGAACCGGGAAGGCGTTTTGCGCCGGAGGCGATGTCAAGGCAATGCATGAACTGCAGTCTCCCGGAGCGGCGGACAAGGCGATGCGCCAACTGCACGAAACCATCGTCCTGCCTCTGTTGCGGCTCGCGAAGCCGACGATTGCAGCGGTCAACGCCGTGGCAGCCGGAGCTGGCGTCGGCCTAGCTCTTGCTTGCGATTTTCGCGTGGTTTCGAGGCAGGCGGATTTCGTCTTGGCATTCAGCCGTATTGGACTTGTGCCGGATTTCGGCGTGTCCTACACGCTGCCGCGCCTCGTGGGCGCAGCGAGGGCCAAGGAACTTGCCTTCATCAAGGGACGATTGACTGCCGAGGAAGCCAGCCAGTGGGGACTCGTCACAGAGCTTTGCGCACCGGACGCCGTCCTCGGACGTGCAATGGAACTTGCCAAGCAACTTGCCGCTGGTCCCACTGTTGCGCTCGGGCTCACCAAGCGCATGCTCGACGACAGCTTTTCGTCGAGCATCCATGACGCGCTTCAGCTCGAGGCAGAAAGTCAGCGTGACGCGTGGTCAACGAGGGATCACGAGATCGCCCGTAACGCGTTCATCCAGAAGAACGACATGCCGTCTTTTCAAGGTCGATGAAAGGTACTCCAGAGAAATGCCTAACGAAATGATTCAAGGTCCACTCCATGGACACCGCGTGCTGGACTTCACGCAGCTAATCGCGGGTCCCTCGGCGGGTGTGATGCTCGCAGACCTTGGGGCCGAGGTGATCAAGATCGAACGCCCAGAGGGTGAATTGGGGCGCAATGTGGGACCGGAAGTGGGGATTCCCGCTATCTTCGCCGCGTACAACCGCGGCAAGCGGGCACTTGCGGTAGACATCAGAACCCCCGAGGGTCGCGAGATCATCAAAAGGCTTATCGCGACGAGTGACGTTCTCCTGCAGAACTTCCGACCCGGGGTCATGGATCGGCTCGGCTTCAGCTATGAGGCAGTAAAGGCAATGAACCCCCGCATTGTCTACACGTCGTTGTCCGGGTATAACCCGGACGGTGCTGGAAGGAACTTGCCAGGCACTGACGCGGTTTTGCAGGCACAGTCCGGCCTGATGGCCATAACCGGCCCGGAGGATGGCGAGCCCTATAAGGTCGGCGTCCAGGTCGTTGATGCGGCCACAGGACTTGCCCTTGGCCAAGCTATCCTCGCTGCTCTACTCCAGCGCACCTCTACCGGCGTGGGTGCTCACCTTCGTCTGTCACTCTTCGAGGTGTCGACCTATGTGCAGAGCTCTGCGTTCGCCATCGCCTCCCGCTTTGGCGAAGAGGTTGAACGTGGCGGCAACACGGCTGGCGCTCTGGGTGCTCCGACGGATATGTTCCGCGTCGCAGACGGATATTTGCAGGTAGTCGCTTACTATCCGGATCAGTGGAGGAAGCTGTGTGACCTGCTGGAGATTCCCGAGATCCATGACGACCCTCGTTTCGTCACCAATGCCGATCGAATCGCCAATAAGAAAGAACTCAAGGGGGTTCTCGCACCGATCTTTGCCCAGAAGGGGCGGGCGGAGTGGGCGAAGCTGCTCGGTGAAGCGGGCATCATTGCCGGGCCTGTGCGCTCCCACCTGGAAATCGTCGGTGACGCTGAACTGCGCGGTTACGGAGATTTCGCCTGGGTTGATAACGACATGACCGAGCCGCATTGGTTGCCGTCTACACCGTACCGCTCCAGCACCTGGGAGCGGGTCGCCTCGTACCGCCCGCCGCGGCTCGGGGAAGACACGCTAGAACTTCTGGACGAAATCGGGTTCGCTCCTGAAGAAGCTCAGGCGCTCCAGGAGCGAAATGTCATTTACGCGCCGAGCAAGGAGAGCGTATGAGCCCTCGAGTGTTCGCCAGCATTGATGAGTTCGCATCGCAGGTCGGTAATGACCTCGGAAGTGCCGATGGGCCCGTCATAACGCAGGCCATGATTAACGAGTTTGCTGCCTTGACCGGCAGCGACGACTGGATACACACTGATCCCGTCAGAGCGAAAAATAGCAAGTTCGGCGGAACGCTCGTGCACGCCGACCTGGTCTTGTCGATGATCCCGCGCTTGATGGACAAGATTTACAAGGTGGAGGGTGTCACGCTATCGCTGATCTACGGCAGCGAACGAGTGCGCATCACGAGCCCGATTCCGGTCGACTCGAAGCTGCGACTCAGCGTGACGATGCTCGACGCGACCGTCAAAGGCGAGGGCGTGCGAGTGACGCTGAAAGTGGTCGTCGAGACCGATACCGTTAATAAGCCCGTCGTCATCGCCGAACCTGTGTACTGGTACTCGAGTGCTCCAAAGCTGCACCAGGTGCAGAAGGCTGCTGAGGACGACAAAGCCAACACTGCCGTTCTGATCGATCGCGTAGTGACGATGTTCCGTGAAGCGATACCTGCCGAGAGCGTGACTCTGGAGCAACAACGCGAAGGATTCGAGCTCGTACTCGCTCAGCTACCCGTGCGGCACAACGCCTCTATCGCCGCCGCGACGTATGGCGGTGTAGACGGGTACTGGGTCCAAGCTGAAGGTACTTCAAGAGCCCGGACCGGTGTTCTGATACATGGGGGCGGATATGTCATGGGTTCGGCGAAGGGGTACTGCGCATTCGCCGCGGAGGTGTCCGCGGCGACCGGCGCGCGAATATTTGTTGCCGAGTACCGGCTCGCCCCTGAGCACCCTTTCCCAGCGGGTGTTGACGATACGCGCCGGGTACTTGCAGCTGCGCTCGATGAGGTCGGCCCGCAGTCCTGCTTTGCGGTCGGAGACTCTGCGGGTGGCGGACTAGTACTCAGCTCCCTCCTCGAAATGCACGGCGTCGGCGCGTCCCTGCCCGCCTGTGTGGCCATGGTGTCGCCTCTCATCGACCTGACGGTCACCAATCCCAGCTTCGAAGAGCTCGCGAGCATCGATCCCATTTGCAGGCAAGCAGGAACCCGCCGGAATGCTGCCTTGTATCTGAACGGCCAAAGTCCCGAGCAAGCTCCAGCGGCATTCCCCATGTCGTCCGATCTCAGCTGGATGCCCCCGACCCTCTTGCTGGTGGGCGGTGCCGAGGTACTGCGCGATGATTCGCGGAACCTAGCCGACAAGCTCCACCGAGAAGGCGTGAATGTCGACTACAAAGAGTATGCCGACATGGTCCACGTTTGGCCCCTGTTCTCATCGTTCCTGCCCCAGGGGCAGCAGGCACTGGACGAGATCGGTGCGTTCGTGAGGGCGCAAGTATCTAGCCAGTTATCGCCAACTAGTTAGTCCTCCGAAGCGTGATTCGAATCGCTTCACGACGAAAGGTATCTTATGGGAAACGAAGCGCCGGCAATCGCCGGAGATCTCTTTAGGAACGTCCTCGGTCACTATCCCACCGGGGTATCCATCATTACCGCCGACGTGGCCGGTAGTGGGCCTGTGGGCATGGTTGTGGGCACCTTCAACTCTCTGAGCCTCGACCCGCCCTTGGTGTCGTTCATGCCCGCCAAGTCATCAACCAGCTGGCCAAAGATCCAATCATCGGGTTCGTTTTGCGTGAACGTGTTGGGTGCCAGCCAAGGAGAACTGAGTCGTCAGTTCTCCGCCCGCGACGGGAAAAAGTTCGAGGGCGCCGACTGGAGGCCAGCCCCAACCGGATCCCCCATTTTGAGCGGCGTGACCGCATGGGTCGACTGCAAGATCGAGCAGGTCTTCGACTCGGGCGATCACGAGATCGTGGTCGGCAGAGTAATTGACCTCAACGTTGAGTCCGACGAGTTGCCAATGACGTTCCTGCGTGGCCGCTTTGGACAGGTGCATCTGCCGGACCCTTCGCCAGGGAATGGTGAGGGTGCAACCGCAGCGGATGACTCTTCGGCGAAACTCGCCGAAGAGGTGGCCGCATTGCTGGGCCTGAACGCATTCGAGGCACGTGCCTGGGCCGAGACTCGTGAGCAGGTCATAGAGCGGTTGTTGGTCGGGTTTCTTGAGGTTCTGCTGAAACGCTTCGACGAGCGGGTCGATGCGGCACAGCGTCCCGAGGCGCAACTCGAGGCACTGGTCAGAGTGTCGTTGGACACCCTCCGTGACTACGGTGCCGCTGCCATCATGTTTCAGAGTGAACGAGCAAGTCTCACTCTCGGGGCGTCGAAGCGGCTGAAGGGACTGGAAGAGGACTTCCGCAACCGCTGGACAGCGGTAATTCAGGTCGGCACGAGAAGCGGAGTGTTCTACGAAGCCGACGCAAGAATGGCGCAACAGTTCATTTGCGATTCGTTGTTCTCAATCGCTCGGTGGTTCCGTGACGGAGGTCGATTGGAGCGCTCAGAAGTCGAGGACGCGTTCACGACATTCGCGCTCAATGTTGTTCGTCCCTCGGACCTTCGTCTGACGCCCTTGGCGGCAGCGAGCGAAGCTGATGTCAATGGGCATTAGCTTCTACCCACGGGCTGCCAGTCAATCTGCCCTTGGTGGCCAGTAGAACTGCCCGGTGATGGCCAACAGATCTGCCCGCTGAGGGTTTCGGCGGGGTTGGCCACCGCGGGGTTTGGTTAGTTCAGTCGGTGCCTCCTTTCCCGGCTCGGGCCGGGGAGAGTCGGATGGAGTCGCCGCTGGTCTGGCAGACTTGGGCTTGGTGCTGTAGCCGGTACACGGTGGCCGTGGCCAGGGTGTTGGGCATGAATTCGTCGAAGCCGGTTGGGTGTAGGTTCGGACGAGTTCGGCGCGGAGGATACTGGCGGTGGCCTTGGTGACGACATCGTTGGTGCGCGCCGCTCATGGCGGTCCCAGGCGTCGAAGGTTTTCCCCGTCGGGAAGCCGGCCGCCTTGCGGCGGATGGCGAGCATGGACCGGGCCCCGCCCGCGGCTTCGCCCAAGGGAGGTGGTGCCGGCGATCTTGGACGGGGTCACGGCCTTGGCCCTTTTCAAGTTCATCCATCCCGTTCCTGCCGGCGCGGCCTCGATCACCAGGTTCTGGCGCCCTCGCCGACGGCAAGGAAGTCGGCCTCTACGGCGCTGCGTGCCTTCACGGCGTAGTCGCCCGGGTCCAAGTCCTGGCCCCACCAAAGTGCTGATCGATGATCGTCTGGCCGTCGGGCCAGCCCCGGCAGTGGCCTGTGACCTCGACAGGACCGGCCGCGCCTTGGTAGACGGTGATGACCTGTCCATCGGGCGAGGTGCCGTGTCAGCGGACGAACACCCTCGGGCCGAGCAGATGCGCCGGGACCGACGCTTGTTCGGCAGTACCGACGTATTTTCTGCAGCGTCCCATAACGCAAATCACGAAGGTTACTCGATGCCTCTCGCTGGAATGCAAGGGGAAGCAGCAGGAGGATTTGGCCTCGGCGCTGGCAATGGACAACCTCTGGGTCAGTACCAAGTTCGGCCGGCCTGTAACGAAGGCTCGGAACGCCATCTCGACTGGCTCGTTTGCCTCCACAGCAACTCCCTGGGATCATCCGGATCGCGTTGCTATCCCGGTTGCCGGAAACTAGGAAGTAGAAGGGGAAACAGCCCTTTGGCTCATAGAATAAACGGGCTTCAGTGCCGCGCGTGAATTGCGTGATCTTGAACGGCCCAACCCCCGTACGGCCTAAGGACTGGATGGTTTAGCTGCATTGCGTCTCCAATACGTTTTGATCCACGCGACCGTCGTCTCGGCCCAGACGACGGTCACCGGGGGGAATGCGTCACTCAGTCTTGAAATGCCTCACTCTCAGTCCCGAGTAGTCCGGACGCGCCCGCATTCCCGATCGATGCTTCGAGCGAGGTTGCGAACGCGCGCATTCGCCAAGACTTCGAGAGAAAGCTGCCGCTGCGTTTTGATCGAGTAGTTGACTGGACCGGTGGACGACAGCGTTCTGACTTCCTAGGTCAGTCGTCGTGGTGTTCCACAGCTCGAGCCGCTCTCCGAGGTCTTCTGCTCGCGCACGACTCATCTCAACTAGGACTCGGCTGGCGCGTGGGCAGTGGAGCCTCGAACGATGAGCTTTCCCTCGAGCCGTCGCCGCTGAGGCGAAGGCCCTTGCGTTCCGTCGATCCGCTGCAGGAGTAGCTCAACGCTTATCCGGGCCATGTCTGTAATCGGCTGATATACCGTGGTTAGGTCGTACGCAGCCCAGTCCGAGATCGGGATGTCGTTGTACCCGATCACCCAGAGCTCCTCGGGAACACGAATGTTTGACTTGCGAGCGGCGTCGAGAACCCCGTAGGCGACGAGATCGTTGACGCAGAAGATCGTGTCAGGTTTGCTCTTGCTATTCCATAGCTGTTCGAGTGCCGCCTGGCCGGAACCGTAGAAAAGGTCTCCGTAGACGACGCGACTTTCGTCCATAGGGTACCCGAGGCTCGCTAGACGCTTCCGGAAACCTTGTTCGATTTCACGCCCTGGGCTGAACGCGCGGCCCCCTACCCATGCGATATTACGACGACCATTCTGGATCAGGTAGTCAGCTACCCGGCCGCCACCTTGGACGTTCGCTCCGGCCACGGTGTCTGTTGCCACGCCGCGGATCGTGCGGCCCATGAGCACGATCG
This genomic stretch from Micrococcaceae bacterium Sec5.1 harbors:
- a CDS encoding LacI family DNA-binding transcriptional regulator — protein: MTLTTGKDILTSRDIARLSGVSQSTVSRVLSGHPNVSAKTRSAVTEVLNQTGFVPNASARAMRTQRSRSIGVVVATPVNLYSLEVMGQVHEHVTRHGLRLSVWLANADGSAPDALQALRERSVDGLIYTTAVDNMPELEADINTGAPIVLMGRTIRGVATDTVAGANVQGGGRVADYLIQNGRRNIAWVGGRAFSPGREIEQGFRKRLASLGYPMDESRVVYGDLFYGSGQAALEQLWNSKSKPDTIFCVNDLVAYGVLDAARKSNIRVPEELWVIGYNDIPISDWAAYDLTTVYQPITDMARISVELLLQRIDGTQGPSPQRRRLEGKLIVRGSTAHAPAES
- a CDS encoding flavin reductase, with translation MGNEAPAIAGDLFRNVLGHYPTGVSIITADVAGSGPVGMVVGTFNSLSLDPPLVSFMPAKSSTSWPKIQSSGSFCVNVLGASQGELSRQFSARDGKKFEGADWRPAPTGSPILSGVTAWVDCKIEQVFDSGDHEIVVGRVIDLNVESDELPMTFLRGRFGQVHLPDPSPGNGEGATAADDSSAKLAEEVAALLGLNAFEARAWAETREQVIERLLVGFLEVLLKRFDERVDAAQRPEAQLEALVRVSLDTLRDYGAAAIMFQSERASLTLGASKRLKGLEEDFRNRWTAVIQVGTRSGVFYEADARMAQQFICDSLFSIARWFRDGGRLERSEVEDAFTTFALNVVRPSDLRLTPLAAASEADVNGH
- a CDS encoding alpha/beta hydrolase fold domain-containing protein translates to MSPRVFASIDEFASQVGNDLGSADGPVITQAMINEFAALTGSDDWIHTDPVRAKNSKFGGTLVHADLVLSMIPRLMDKIYKVEGVTLSLIYGSERVRITSPIPVDSKLRLSVTMLDATVKGEGVRVTLKVVVETDTVNKPVVIAEPVYWYSSAPKLHQVQKAAEDDKANTAVLIDRVVTMFREAIPAESVTLEQQREGFELVLAQLPVRHNASIAAATYGGVDGYWVQAEGTSRARTGVLIHGGGYVMGSAKGYCAFAAEVSAATGARIFVAEYRLAPEHPFPAGVDDTRRVLAAALDEVGPQSCFAVGDSAGGGLVLSSLLEMHGVGASLPACVAMVSPLIDLTVTNPSFEELASIDPICRQAGTRRNAALYLNGQSPEQAPAAFPMSSDLSWMPPTLLLVGGAEVLRDDSRNLADKLHREGVNVDYKEYADMVHVWPLFSSFLPQGQQALDEIGAFVRAQVSSQLSPTS